The DNA window GCTCCCACGGCGTGCTCGGTCGGGTGCGCGCGCCGGCGGGGATCGGCAATGGGTTGGTTCCGGCCGGGTGTGCGAGCACGCCGCCGTTGCGCAAGGCCTGCGCGACGGCCTTGGCATCGAAATGATCGCCGTGGGCGTGAGTGACCAGGACGTAAGCATCGCCGCCGGCCTCGACCGGGATCAGCGGGTCGGCCAGCGCCTTGCCCCATTCTTCGGGATTGATCAGCGGATCGACGAACAGGTCCGCGCCCGGCAGTTGCAGGCGGAGGCCGGCCCAGGCCAGGCGTTGTATGCGCAGGTCTTCGCCGGCGGCGAACGCGGCGCGACTGGCGACGAGTGCGGCACCGGCGAGCCCGGCGCAGCCGAGCAGGAAGCGGCGTCGGTGCGAGCGGTGTGCGAACGGGGCGCGGTCGATGCTCATGCTCGTGCCTCGCGTGCGGCCAACGCGGCGTCGAGGGCGAACACCGACTGGCCGACGACGACGTCCAGGTTGTGCCCGTGCCATTCGCGCTCGAACGGCGTGGGTTCCACCCCCGCGGCAACGCAGTCCTCGATCGCGATCGCGCGGATGCGCCGCTCGCTCAGCGCGGGCGGCGCTTGGCTGCGTATCCGCACCACGGTTTCGCGCAAGCGGTCGAGATAGTGCAGGGCTTGGTCGAGCACGGCCGCGGGGAATCGGCCCATATGCCCGCCGATCACCGTGCCGCGGCCGAGCTGTTTGATCCGGTCGATCGCGCCGCGCAACTGCGCGGGATCGGCCTTGGAGAGGTAGACGATGCGGCCGACGATGTTGTCGCCGACGCAGACCAGGTCGGCGCCGGGCGCGTCGACGCTGACGTGGTCCAGGGTCTTGCCGGGGTTGTGCAGCAAATGCAGTTCGTGCCGGCCCCAGCGCAGGCTCAGGGTGCCGTCGAACACCAGCTTGGGTTCGCGGTAGTACGCGTCCACGCGCCGGTTCTGCGACAAGAACGTATGCCGGTGGTGGCGCTGGGCGATGCTCAGGGCCTGCGGAAACAGCATCAGGCCGGCCATGTGGTCGCTCATGCGATGAGTGGACACCACCGCTCGCACGTTCTTGCCCAACTGCCCGCACAACACCTCGCGCAGTTGGCGCGCATCCTCTTCGCCGGCGAGTGCGTCGACCAGCAGGGCGTCGTCGCCGTCGAAGAAGGCGGTGGCGACCGACTCGTATTCGTCGCCGACGAACATCACCACGTCCGGGTGCAGCGGTTCGACTTTCATGGTCCGGGCCTGCGATGGCGAGGCGGCCATGGTGGCCAGCCGCTGCGGCGGCGACAAACGAGATGTTTTCGCGCCAACATTAGAAAAACTAACTTGATACGATGCCGGCTCCCGCGCACGAGTCCAGCGCCCGAGGCGATCGTGAAGCCGCGCCATCCCGTTCCGCTCAACGCCTTGCGCGCCTTCGAGGCGGCGGCGCGCTGCCGCAGCTTCCAAGACGCGGCGGCGCAGCTGTTCGTGACCCCGGCCGCGGTCAGCCATCAGGTCAAGCGCCTGGAAGCCTACCTCGGGGTCAGGCTGTTCCATCGCGGCCACCGCTCGATCGAACTGACCGGCGAGGGCGCGAATCTGGCCGCCTCCCTGGGCGAATTGTTCGGCCTGCTCGACCTGGCCCTGGACCGGGTCGCCGCGCCGGCCGCGGCGGACTTGCGGGTGAGCACGATGGAATCGTTCGCGGCCAAATGGCTGGCGCCGCGCCTGCACCGTTTTCACCGCGCGCATCCCGAACTCAAGCTGCGCATCGAAACCGGCAACGAACACGCCGATTTCGTCCGCGACGGCATCGACGTGGCGATCCGGTACGGCGCCGGCGCGTATCCCGGGCTCAGCGTCGAACCCCTGATGCAGGCGCCGGCGTTTCCGGTGTGCGCGCCGTCCCTGTGCGAGGATGCCGCCGCGCCGCTGCAACGGCCGCAGGATCTGCGCCGGCACACGCTGTTGCACGACGAAGGCGCAGCCGGGCGTGCCGGCGTGCCCGATTGGCGCGCGTGGCTGCAGGCGGCCGGCGTCGGCCGGATCGACGCCGGGCGCGGGCCGCTGTTCGCCAGCATCTATCTGGCGCAAGAGGCCGCGGTCGCCGGTCACGGCGTCGCCCTGGGGTTGGCGCCGCTGGTCGCCGAAGATTTGCTGCGCGGACGCCTGGTGCGGCCGTTCGCGCTGTCGCTGGGCAACGCTTATGCGTTCTGGATCGTGCGCCGGCCGGGCGCGGATGCGCACCCGGCCGGCGAGGCGTTCTGTCGCTGGTTGCGCGAGGAGGCCGCCGCGATGGACGGCGCGGCCGACGCCTCCTGATCCCTCATTCGCCTGCGCCGGGCCGCGCGCTGCGGCGTTTGTTGAGATACGGCAGCGCGAACAGGTACAGCCCGGTCAGCACCAGCAGCGCCAGCGGCAACAGCGGGATGTAGGAGATCCAGACGATCGGTTTCTCCTGTGCCAGGGCGATGAAGGTGGCGACGACGGTCAAGGTGAAAACGATCGAGGTCCAACGGTGGAATTGCCGGATCCATTGATTCGCGTTCATGAGCGCTCCTGAGCGGGACGACCGATGGGACCCCGGCGCGACGCCGGGGGGGCTGAAACGGCGCTGGCGCAGGGGCGCGGCGCCGCCGGGTGCGTGACGTCCCGGCGGCGATGCCGCCGGATCAGCCCTGGGCCTGGATGCGGATCAGATTGCCGGCCGGGTCGCGCACCGCGCAGTCGCGCACGCCGTAAGGCTGATCGGTCGGCTCCTGCACGATTTCCACGTCGCCGCTCTGCAGCCGGGCGAACACGCCGTCGAGGTCGGGCGTGGCCAGCATCAGGATGGCGAAGGTGCCCTTGGCCATCATCTCGGCGATGACCCGGCGCTCTTCGTCGGTGACGCCGGGGCTGGCGTTGGGCGGATACAGCACGATCGAGGTGGCCGGCTGGCCGCCGGGGCCGACGGTGATCCAGCGCAGGCCCTGGTAGCCGACGTCCTTGCGCACTTCGAAGCCGAGCGTGTCGCGGTAGAAAGCCAGCGAGGCTTCCGGATCGTTGTGCGGGAGAAAACTGGAGTGGATGCTGAGGTTCATGGCCGTCTCGGCGGGTGAGTGAGCCGTCATCCTAGGCCGGCTCGGGAACCGGCGCTTCTCGATTCCTGATCGGTCTCGTCACTTGCTTGGCCACGCAGGACGGCAGGCCGACGGTCGCCGCCGCATGCTGGCGCTGATAGACGCTGGGCGGCATGCCGACCAGTTCGGCGAAGCGGGTGCTGAAGGTGCCGAGCGAGGAACAGCCGACCGCGAAGCAGACGTCGGTCACGCTTTGCTCGCCCAGGCGCAGCAGCGCCATGGCCCGCTCGATACGGCGAGTCATCAGATAAGCGTAGGGCGATTCGCCGTAGGCGAGCTTGAACTGACGGCTGAGGTGTCCGGCCGACATGCCGGCGGCGCGGGCCAGGGCTTCCACGTCCAGCGGCAGCGCGTACTCGCGGTCGATCCGATCGCGCACGCGGCGCAGCCGCGCGAGATCGCGCAAGTGCACCGTGGCGGCGGCTGCGGTGGGTCGGGGGCTCATCGCGGGCGATCCTGCCACGCAGGGACGAAGGGCTCAAGCGCGCACAGCGGCGGGAACGATGCAGGCGAGGGCGCCGCGCTCGTTCGAGCCTGACCCGACCGAGGGAGCCGGTGTCCGCGGCGAGCCGCAAACCGCCGTGCCGGCCGACGCGGGCATCCGGAGCCGTCGCTCGCGCGACCGTCGCATCGTCTCTGTACGCCATCGCGTCGCCGGCGTAGCGTGTCGCGATGGACTCGCTGATCGCCGCCGCCGGGCGCGCCTTGGCCGTCGGCGACGCGCTCGCCGCGCTCAAGCGCGTGGCCCTGCGCGAGGATCCGCCGGCGCTGGCTTTGCGCGGCATCGCGATGGCCCAACTCGGCGACTACCCGCGGGCGCGCGAGCTGCTGCGCCGCGCCGCGCGCGCGTTCGGCGCGCGCGAGGCCATTGCGCGGGCGCGCTGCGTGGTCGCCGAGGCGGAAACGGCGCTGGCGATGCGCGACCTCGGCGGCTCGCCGCGCGCGCTGGCCGAAGCCGCGGCGGTGTTGGCCGCGCGCGGCGACCGCGCCAACGCCTGGCAGGCGCAGCTGATCGCGGCGCGTCGTGCGCTGTTGCTGGGCCGCGTCGACGAAGCCGCCGCGGTCCTGGCGACGTTGGCCGGTACCGAGTTGCCGCCGGCGCTGGCGGCAGTGGCGGCCTTGGCCGAAGCCGAACTGGCTCTGCGCGCGCTGCGCACCGCGTCCGCGCGCGCGGCGCTGGACCGCGCCGAAACAGCGGCGCGCCGCGCCGGCGTGGCGCCGCTGCTCGCCGAAGCGGCCGATGCGCGCGCCGCGCTGGGTCGGATCGCGGCGCGGCTGATCCGCGCCGGCCACGAGCAACCGCTGCGCCTGGACCAGGTCGAAGCCTTGCTGGCCGCGGACATGCTGGTGGTCGACGCCTGCCGGCGCGGATGGCAGGCCGGCGACGGTTGGCGGTCGCTGGCGCGCCGGCCGGTGCTGTTCGCCCTGTTGCGCGCACTGGCCGAAGCCTGGCCCGAACCGGCCGAGCGCGGCGAGCTGATCGCGCGCGTGTTCCGCACCCGCGATCCCGACGACAGCCATCGTTCGCGATTGCGGGTCGAGATCGGTCGCTTGCGCGCGCTGCTGGCGCCGTCGGCGCGGATCGAGGCCACCGCCGGCGGTTTCGTCCTGCGACCGCGATCCGGGCGCAGGGTGGCGGTGCTGGCGCCGCCCATCGACGGCGACTCGGCCTCGTTGCTGGCCTTGCTCGCCGACGGCGCGGCCTGGTCGAGCTCGGCACTGGCGCAGGCCTTGGGCGCCAGCCAGCGCTCGGTGCAGCGCGCCCTGGCGGAACTGGAAACCGAAGGCCGGGTGCGCTCGGTCGGCCGCGCCCGGGCGCAGCGCTGGTTGGCGCCGCCGCTGCTGGGATTCACGACGATCTTGTTACTCCCCGCTGCGCTGCCGGCTGAGTAGATTGGGTTCACGGCGCCGCGACGAGCGCCCTCGGAGTCGGAGCATGTCCCGCAATGCCCATTCGCCGGAGCCGCTGCCGGCGCAGATCGTGCGCGAATACGGCCCGTTCGACGGCGCCGACAAGATCGCCGGCGTGACCTACGACGGCCACCGCGTCTGGGCCGCCGCCGGGGCGCAGATGCTGGCCTTCGATCCCGCCAGCGGCCGGGTCGAGCGCAGGCTCGAACGCGCCGCCGATGCCGGCACCGCGTTCGACGGCACCTACCTGTATCAGATCGCCGAGGCGCGCATCGACAAGATCGATCCCGCCACCGGCGACGTCCTGGCTTCGATCCCGGCGCCGGGCGCTGGCGGCGATTCGGGCCTGGCCTGGGCCGAAGGCAGTCTGTGGGTCGGCCAGTACCGCGAGCGCAAGATCCATCGCATCGATCCGGCCACCGGCGCGGTGCTGCGCACGATCGAGTCCAACCGGTTCGTCACCGGCGTGACCTGGGTCGACGGCGATCTCTGGCACGCCACCTGGGAAGGCGACGCCAGCGAGCTGCGCCATGTCGATCCCGACAGCGGTGCGGTGCTGGAGCGGCTGGCGATGCCGCCGGACACCTTCGTCAGCGGCTTGGAATCCGACGGCGCGGAACTGTTCTATTGCGGCGGCGGTTCGAGCGGCCGGGTGCGCGCGGTGCGCCGGCCGAAAACGCGCGCCGGCTAGCCGGGCGCACGGCGACGGACGATGCGTCGCCGCCGCGCGCCACCCCTCTCCCGTGCCACCGGCCTTCGCGCCGGAACGGCAGGCCGTGTCCGGCGTTCGCCGATCCGCATCGGTCCCTTTCCCACGACGGCCCGCGGGCCGAGGAGCGCACCATGAATGCAGCAACCGCCGAATCGAGCCTGGCCGGACATCCCGTGGTGTCCGCCGAGCGCTGGCTGGCCGAGCGCCGCCGCCTGCTCGAGCGCGAAAAAGAGCTGACCCGTCTGCACGACCAGGTCGCGCGCGAACGCCGCGCCCTGCCGTGGCGGCGGGTCGAGCAGGACTATGTATTCGATACCCCGCAGGGACGCCGCAATCTGGGCGCACTGTTCGGCGCGCGCAGCCAATTGCTGGTCCAGCACTTCATGTTCGCGCCCGGTTGGGAGCAGGGCTGCAAGAGCTGTTCCTACATGGCCGATCACAACGACGGCGCGATCGCCCATCTCGCGCAACGCGACGTCGCCTTCGTCGCGGTCTCGCGCGCGCCGCTGGAGCAGATCGAACGCTTCCGCCGCCGCATGGGCTGGCGCTTCGCCTGGGTCTCCTCTTACGGCAACGCCTTCAACCGCGACTTCGGCGTCAACTTCGCCGTCGACGACCTGTCCGCCGGGCAGGTGGACTACAACTACGTGCGCCAACCGTTTCCGCACGAGGAAGCGCCGGGCATCAGCGTGTTCCACCGCGATCCGTCGGGTGCGGTGTTCCATACCTATTCGCGCTACGGCCGCGGCGTGGAAGTGATGATGCACACCTATCAGTTGCTCGACCTCACCCCCAAGGGGCGCGACGAGGACGGCCTGGAGTACTCCATGGCCTGGGTGCGCCACCACGATCGCTACCCGGCGGATGCGGCGTCCCTTGCGGCATCGGGTTGCTGCGGCTCGCACGACTGAGCCCGGCCGGAGCCGACGTGTGGACGCATGGTCGCCCTGGTGGCTGATGGCCGCATCCGGCGCGATGCACGGCCTCGGTCCGGCCAACGGCTGGTTGCTGTTGGCCGGTCGCCGGCCCGGCCCGGAGCGTGCAGCGGTGCGCGGGCTGCTGGCCTTGGCCGTCGGGCATGCGCTTGCGTTGATGCTCGCCGTCGTCGCCTACGCCCACGGCCTGTACCTGGACGCCGGCTTGAGCCGTCGATGCGCGGCGGGCCTGTTGATCGCGATCGCCGCCCATCGCGGCTTGCGCGATATCGGGCTGGCCGGTCCCGCCGGGCCGGTCGCGCGCCGCGCGCCGGCCGGCACCGACCGCCGCCGGTGCGGCGCGCATGCCGGTCTGGCGCTGTGGTCGTGCCTGATCGCCACCGGGCAGGGGACCGGGACGATGCTGCTGCCCGCGTTGACGCCGATGTGCACGACCGGCGTGGCGCCCGGCCCATCGGTTGCCGGGGGCGTGGCGACGGCGCTGCTGGCGGTCGGAGTGCATCTGGCCGCGATGCTGGCCGTCGCCGGGACGGTCGCCGCCGGCCTCGACCGCGGGATCGCCGCCGTGTCGCAGCGGATCGGCACGCCCGCCGCGCGGCACGGCTGGACGGCGGGGTTGGCGATCGTCGGTCTGGGCCTGGCGGTGCGGGGTTGAGACGATCGGCATCGGACCGGCCGCCGCGCCGGTGCGGATGCCGCCGGGATTATCCGCACCGCCGCAGCGACCGCGCCCTGGAATATGTGCCTGCCCATTATCGGCCGCAGGCGAGGGATTATCGTGGCATCGCCCGAGCCGCATCGCGGCCGGCCGGCGGTGATTTTTGCTTGCAGGCGGAGGCGGGGCGCACGGTCCCCTATGGCTATTTACCGGCCGGCCCAACGCCGGGCGAACCAGTATGAATCCGCTGAATCGACCGGGTTTGGCAGTGTGCGACCCGGCCGCCATACAGCGAACGGTCGCCTGCGCCGTGTAAAATGACCGCCTTTTTTAGCCTGCAGTAACTGATGGAAGCTTCACGACGGGCGACGGTCCGTGGCCCGACGTTCATTCGCTTGCTCGCCCGCCTGACCCACGCCGATATTCCGCAGCCGAGCCAGCCGCTGTCGGACCGATTGAGCCAGTGGGTCGATTGGACGCATTCGCTGACCTTGTCGACCGCGCTCGACGCGACCCCCTTGGCCGCCGCACCGGGCGAACGCGTCTGCGCCGACAGCGAGGCGGCCGAGTGCGCCAAAGTCCGCAGCGCGCTGAGCCAGGCGATCGCCGGCGATCGCGCCTTTGCCGCGCCCGACGCGACACCGCCGCGCGCCGACGAGCCTGCCGATTACTCATTCTTCCGTCAGCGTTACCTGGCCTTGCAGCAGACCATGGAAGCCGGTGTCGGCCGCCTGCGCGAGCGCTTGCGCGACCGGCTCAGCCTGGGCACGCCGGAGATGGCGCGGCTGGCGGCCGTGGACCAGGTGATGGAGCGCGCGCTGGCACGGCGCGAGCGCGCTCTGCTGGGCTCGGCGCCGGCCCTGCTCGGCGAACACTTCGAACGGCTGCGCCTGGCTGCGCAGGACGATGCGGCCGCCGCGCCGCGCGTCGAAACCTGGCTGGACGCCTTCCGCCGCGACATGCGCGGATTGCTGCTCGCCGAACTGGATGTCCGTCTTCAACCGGCCGAGGGTTTGCTCGCGGCCCTTCGCACCCGCGCATAAAAACAACATGCTCAAGCACCCGCTGCATTCTTCGATCTTCTTCGCCGGTCTGGCCGCTATCGCCTGGGTCGCCGCCGGTTATGTCGGCCATCATCCGCTGGCGTTGTCGGTCGCGCTGCTGATCGGCGCCTGTTACTGCGTCGGCGCGTTCGAGCTGTACCGCTACCGCGAGGCGACGGTGTCGCTGCAGCGCGCGCTCGACGGCCTGTCCGCGCCGCCCCCGTCCCTGGGCGAATGGCTGGAGCGCCTGGCTCCCGGCTTGCGCCAGGCCGTGCGCCTGCGCGTGGAAGGCGAGCGCGTGGCGCTGCCGGCGCCGGCGCTGACGCCGTACCTGGTCGGGCTGTTGGTGCTGCTGGGCATGCTCGGCACCTTGCTGGGCATGATGGTCACCCTGCGCGGCACCGGCCTGGCGCTGGAAAGCGCCGCCGACCTGCAGGCGGTACGCGATTCGATCGCCGCGCCGGTCGCCGGCCTGGGCTTCGCGTTCGGCACTTCGATCGCCGGCGTCGCCGCCTCGGCCATGCTCGGCCTGCTGTCGGCGCTGTGCCGACGCCAGCGCGCGCAGGCGGTGCAGGGCCTGGACGCCGCCATCGCTACCGGACTGCGCGGCTATTCGAAGGCGCAGCGGCGCGAGGACGCGTTCAAGCTGATGCAGCGTCAGGCCGACGCCATGCCGGCGCTGATCGACCGGCTGCAGGCGGCGATGGCCGCGCTGGAGCAGCACAGCCAGGCCGCGCACGAGCGCCAGGCCGCGGCGCAACAGGCCTTCCACGACCGGACCGAAGCGGCTTACACGCGTCTGGCCGCCTCGGTGCAGGCGTCGTTGCGCGACAGCATCGGCGAAAGCGTGCGCGCCGGCAGCGCGGCGCTGCAGCCGATGGTCGACGCCACCATGAACGCGATCGCCGGCGAGACCCGCGCGCTGCACGCCTCGGTCGAACAGGCGGTGCAACGCCAGGCCGACGGACTGGCGGCGGGCTTCGCCGCCACCGCCGATACGGTGACCCGGATCTGGAGCGGCGCCCTGGCCGACCAGGGCCGCGCCAACGACACGCTGGTGCGCGATCTGCGCCAGACGCTGGACGGCGTTGCCGCGACCTTCGAACGCGGCGCGAACGGCCTACTGGAAACCGTTTCGGCGCGCCTGGAGGCCGAGACCGAGCGCACGGCGCACGTCTGGAACGACGCCTTGCAACGTCAATCGTCCGCGCACGAGGAGCTGGCGGCGCGCAACCGCGAAGCGCTGAGCGCGGCGACGGCCGCCTTCCAGGCCCAGGCCGCGGCGCTGGTGCGCGGCGCCGACGATTCGCATGCACGGTTGCAAGCCAGCCTCGCAGCAAGCGACGAGCAACGCCTGGCCAACTGGTCGCAGCGTTTCGAAACCCTCAGCGCCGCGCTCGATCAGCGTTGGCAGCAGGCCGGCGAGGAGGCCGCCGAGCGCCAGCAACGCATCTGCGACACCCTGGCGCGGACCGCGGACGAGATCTCGGCCCAGGCCCGTACCCATGCCGAGGGCACCCTGGCCGAAGTGTCGCGCCTGGTCGAGGCGGCGTCGCAGACGCCCAAGGCCGTGGCCGAACTGGTGCGCGAGGCGCAGGCTTCGCATGCCGAACTGCAGGCCGTGCTGGAATCGCGCGACGAGCAACGCCTGGCCGCCTGGACCGGGGCCTTCGAAACCATGGCCGCCCATCTGAGCCAGCGCTGGGAGCACGCCGGCGAGCAGGCCGCGGACCGGCAGCAGGCGATCTGCGACACCCTGGCGCGCACCGCCGAGCAGATCTCCGCCCAGGCCCAGGCCCACGCCCGCGACACCATCGGCGAGATCTCGCGCTTGGTCGACGCCGCCGCCGAAGCGCCCAAGGCCGCGGCCGACGTGGTCGCCGAATTGCGCCAGAAGCTGTCCGACAGCATGGTCCGCGACACCGCGATGCTGGAAGAACGCAATCGTCTGTTGGCGACTCTGGAAACCCTGCTCGATGCGGTCAACCACGCGTCGACCGAGCAGCGCGCGGCCGTGGACGCCTTGCTGGCCGCCTCCAGCGAGGCCCTGGAGCAAGTCGGCAGTCGCTTCAGCGAGCGGGTCGACGCCGAAACCGGCAAGCTCGGCGGCATGGCCGCGCAGGTATCGGCCGGCGCGGCCGAAATCGCCAGCCTCGGCGAAGCCTTCGGCGCGGCGGTGCAATTGTTCGGCGAATCCAACGGTCAACTGGCCGAACGCCTGCAAGGGGTCGAGAACGCGCTGGAGAAGTCGCTGGCGCGCAGCGACGAGCAGTTGGGCTATTACGTGGCGCAGGCGCGCGAGGTCATCGACCTCAGCATGTTGTCGCAGAAGCAGATCATCGAGAACCTGCAACAGCTGGCCGAGCGCAGCGCCGGGGCCGAAGCGGCATGAGCGTGGAACTCGACGAGGCCGACGCCGGCACCGCGGCGCCGGTCTGGGCCGCTTACGCCGATCTGATGTCGGTATTGCTGGGCGTGTTCGTGCTGATCCTGGTCGGCGTGATCGGCATGCAGCTGCAGCTGTCCGACCGGCTGGACCAGGAGGTCAAGCGCCGCCAGCAGGAGGCGCAGCGTCGCCAGACCCTGGAACAGGCGCTGGCCGGACCGCTGGCGGCGGGCCGGGTCACCCTGATCGACGGCCGCATCGGCATCAGCGGCAACGTATTGTTCGCGCTGAATTCCGATCAGCTGCAACCGGAAGGGCGCGAACTGCTCAGAAGCCTGGCCGGCCCGCTGGCCGGCTATCTGCGTTCGCGCGACGAGATCCTGATGGTCAGCGGCTTCACCGACGATCGCCAGGTGCGCGAAAGCAATCGCGAATTCGCCGACAACTGGGAACTGTCGGCGCAGCGCGCGTTGACCGTGACCCGGACGCTGATCGCCGAGGGCGTGCCGTCGTCGTCGCTGTTCGCGGCCGCGTTCGGCGCCGAGCAACCGGTCGGCTCGAATGCCGACGAGGCCGGACGGGCCAGGAATCGCCGGGTGGAAATCGCGCCGGTGCCGAAGCCCTCCAAGCGCGGCGCGGCAACCCGTGCGCGATAAGGTCGCCGAGATCGCCGGCCTGCTGGACGTCTGGCGGGCGCAGGGCGCCGATCGCGTGCAGCCCTTGCGCTTCCATCGCATCGAGGCTTTGGCGCGGCACGCGCGCAATCGCGACGGCGAAGCGCGACGCTTGCTGGAGGCGCGGCTGTCCGGACTGGCCGAAGAGTTCGCCGCCGCGCTGCGGGCGCGCGCCGACGTCGCCGCGCCCGCCGTCGCGCCCGCATCCGCCGACGCGTCGCTGGCGGCGCTCGCCCAGCGCATGACCGACGCGGCCGGCGCGCGCGAACGCGCGCTCGGCGCCGGTGCCGGCGCCCGCGCGTCGGCGTCGGCGTTCCCCGAGTTGGGCGCGCTGGCCGGGTTTCGCAGGCTGTGGGCCGGGCTGCGCACCGAAAGCCAGTTGCGGCAGTCGTTGGAGCAGGCGCCGGAGAACGCCGGCCCGCTCAACTCCGGCCGACTGGTGCATCGCTCGCTGCTGTTGATGCGCGAGGCCTCGCCGGAGTATCTGCAGCAGTTCTTGTCGTACGTCGACACTCTGGCCTGGATCGAACACATGCATGCCGACGGCGTGATCGAGCCGGAAGAAGCGCCGCGCCCGCCCGGCAACGGCAAGCGCGTCCGCGACAAGCCGCGCAAACGCCGCGAGTGAGCGTGGCGAAGCCGCCTGTTCGTCGTCGGTTCGGTAGCGCAGCCGCGCCGCTTCGACTTCGGTGTGGGCCGGCAGTGCCGTTCTTGCGCCCGGTAGCTGATCCGTCGCGGTATCGCGCGACGGCAAGACGTCTGCTGCCCTGCGAGGGGACTGTCGCTGCAGCGTCAAACAGGAGCGATCGGAGCGCCGGCCGCGTTTCGTCGATCAGAAGGGCATCTGCGGACCCTCTTCGAATGGCGTCCGAAAAAACAACGGTCGTAGCCTGCCGCCGCCGCAGCGGCGGCAGGCTGATGGGATCAGTAGTCGTAGCGAGTCCAGATCTGCGATGGCTTGCCGTTGCATTGGTAGAGCTGCAATGAAGTACCGTTCGCCACCCCGTTGTTGGTCACATTCAAGCAGTAGCCCGACGTCGTATTGCGGAACGATCCGTTGCCGAGCAGCTCCCAGGTCTGAGAGGGCGATGCATTGCACTGGCCGATCTGAACCGGCGCTTTGAGCGCAGTAGAACGGTTGGCGACGTCTACGCACTTGCCCATCACCATCAGGGTCTTGGCCCTGCTGATATGGAACTGCTGGGCGACGCTGGAATTGCAGTCGTAGATCTGCAACCGTGCGCCGTCTACCGGGTTGGCGTTTGGCACGTCGAGGCAGCGGCCCGAACCGTTGCCCTTGAGTATGGCGGTTTCGGTGATCCAGCCGCGGCCTATGCGCAAACCGTTGCCGACGGGCGCGGCGGAATACCCGGATTCGTCCGTCGCGCACGTGCTGCCTGAGATGCTCGGGTTGCGGATCGTTCCGCTAAGCCCGCCGGCTGCGGTGGTGAAGGCGCCGGCCAGGGTCGTATCGATTCGCGGCAGCTGAAGGCACGACGGAACCGTCGAGTACCAGTGTTCGATAAAGCCGACGCCGCTGCTCTTGAGATTGCCGCGCGCGGGCGATTCGGTGAAGGTGCCTATATGTGTTTCCACGCCGGTGACGGTGTCGGTCGCGGTGCCGGTCCAGGTATTGGGGGCCGTCATCTGGACGGTCAGTGCGTACGGATGACCGTACTCGGCGTAGAAAGTGAAGCCGCAGCTCACGCCGTCCGCATCGCCGTCGGCGCCGCTGACGCAGTTGGGATCGTTCTCGGTAGATCCGGCATCGAAAGTGGAAAAGATGCCGTGCAAGCGCTGGCGGCCGCTGCTGTCGGGTTTGGGTTGCAGGCCGATGTAGCCGCCGCCGCCGTTGACGAAGAAGAACTGCTGAGCGACGAACATGCCCATATGGCGCTGAGATTGCGGATGAACGGTGATGGTGAAGGTGATGTCTTCCAGTCCCTCCGCCGATGCCCCC is part of the Lysobacter firmicutimachus genome and encodes:
- a CDS encoding DUF802 domain-containing protein, producing the protein MLKHPLHSSIFFAGLAAIAWVAAGYVGHHPLALSVALLIGACYCVGAFELYRYREATVSLQRALDGLSAPPPSLGEWLERLAPGLRQAVRLRVEGERVALPAPALTPYLVGLLVLLGMLGTLLGMMVTLRGTGLALESAADLQAVRDSIAAPVAGLGFAFGTSIAGVAASAMLGLLSALCRRQRAQAVQGLDAAIATGLRGYSKAQRREDAFKLMQRQADAMPALIDRLQAAMAALEQHSQAAHERQAAAQQAFHDRTEAAYTRLAASVQASLRDSIGESVRAGSAALQPMVDATMNAIAGETRALHASVEQAVQRQADGLAAGFAATADTVTRIWSGALADQGRANDTLVRDLRQTLDGVAATFERGANGLLETVSARLEAETERTAHVWNDALQRQSSAHEELAARNREALSAATAAFQAQAAALVRGADDSHARLQASLAASDEQRLANWSQRFETLSAALDQRWQQAGEEAAERQQRICDTLARTADEISAQARTHAEGTLAEVSRLVEAASQTPKAVAELVREAQASHAELQAVLESRDEQRLAAWTGAFETMAAHLSQRWEHAGEQAADRQQAICDTLARTAEQISAQAQAHARDTIGEISRLVDAAAEAPKAAADVVAELRQKLSDSMVRDTAMLEERNRLLATLETLLDAVNHASTEQRAAVDALLAASSEALEQVGSRFSERVDAETGKLGGMAAQVSAGAAEIASLGEAFGAAVQLFGESNGQLAERLQGVENALEKSLARSDEQLGYYVAQAREVIDLSMLSQKQIIENLQQLAERSAGAEAA
- a CDS encoding OmpA family protein: MSVELDEADAGTAAPVWAAYADLMSVLLGVFVLILVGVIGMQLQLSDRLDQEVKRRQQEAQRRQTLEQALAGPLAAGRVTLIDGRIGISGNVLFALNSDQLQPEGRELLRSLAGPLAGYLRSRDEILMVSGFTDDRQVRESNREFADNWELSAQRALTVTRTLIAEGVPSSSLFAAAFGAEQPVGSNADEAGRARNRRVEIAPVPKPSKRGAATRAR
- a CDS encoding DUF2894 domain-containing protein, which codes for MRDKVAEIAGLLDVWRAQGADRVQPLRFHRIEALARHARNRDGEARRLLEARLSGLAEEFAAALRARADVAAPAVAPASADASLAALAQRMTDAAGARERALGAGAGARASASAFPELGALAGFRRLWAGLRTESQLRQSLEQAPENAGPLNSGRLVHRSLLLMREASPEYLQQFLSYVDTLAWIEHMHADGVIEPEEAPRPPGNGKRVRDKPRKRRE
- a CDS encoding RICIN domain-containing protein, which translates into the protein MHATPPSDPTTHSPSSASRSRGGIYGCIRYLNERLGAGLLALGLVAASAPALADYRTGNIYTDWSVEGASAEGLEDITFTITVHPQSQRHMGMFVAQQFFFVNGGGGYIGLQPKPDSSGRQRLHGIFSTFDAGSTENDPNCVSGADGDADGVSCGFTFYAEYGHPYALTVQMTAPNTWTGTATDTVTGVETHIGTFTESPARGNLKSSGVGFIEHWYSTVPSCLQLPRIDTTLAGAFTTAAGGLSGTIRNPSISGSTCATDESGYSAAPVGNGLRIGRGWITETAILKGNGSGRCLDVPNANPVDGARLQIYDCNSSVAQQFHISRAKTLMVMGKCVDVANRSTALKAPVQIGQCNASPSQTWELLGNGSFRNTTSGYCLNVTNNGVANGTSLQLYQCNGKPSQIWTRYDY